The proteins below are encoded in one region of Halalkalicoccus jeotgali B3:
- a CDS encoding CBS domain-containing protein, whose product MDSPVTDLMTSPVRTTSPETPVTEAARVLTDHGIGSLVVGEERIEGIVTESDVVAGVAEGVALAETPVSALMSDPVVTIDPTASVRVAGERMGRNNVKKLPVARNGEAIGIVTTTDLARLVPKNAIRMTRQPEPDIEKGEFE is encoded by the coding sequence ATGGATTCGCCAGTCACCGACCTGATGACGTCGCCGGTTCGGACGACCAGCCCCGAGACGCCGGTCACGGAGGCCGCGAGGGTGCTCACCGACCACGGGATCGGATCGCTTGTCGTGGGCGAGGAACGGATCGAGGGGATCGTCACCGAATCGGACGTCGTCGCCGGGGTCGCGGAGGGGGTCGCCCTCGCGGAGACGCCCGTCTCGGCACTGATGAGCGACCCGGTGGTCACGATCGACCCGACGGCGTCGGTCCGGGTCGCCGGCGAACGAATGGGTCGAAACAACGTCAAGAAACTCCCCGTCGCGCGAAACGGCGAAGCGATCGGAATCGTCACGACGACCGATCTGGCGCGGCTCGTCCCGAAGAACGCGATCCGAATGACCCGCCAGCCCGAACCCGACATCGAGAAAGGCGAGTTCGAGTAG
- a CDS encoding tyrosine--tRNA ligase, whose product MNTAERKRLVTRHTEEVITEEELETLLEEPDPSIYIGYAPTGEMHIGHFTTIRKLADFLEAGIDVTVLIADLHAHLDDEKSPFELLEARSAYYEAAIEAMVEASGADPGDIEFVRGTEFELEEPYTLELYRLLADTTLRRAQRAGSEVVRQSENPKLGGLVYTLMQSLDVAALDADIAYGGIDQRGIYMLAREILPEHGHEKPLCLFAPLLSGLSGGKMSASEAGSKVNLTDDPETVGEKIDGAYCPQGEREENGVLEYLDHLVFPILEEDGEPFVIERPEQYGGDVVYENYGDLEADFLEGELHPQDLKGATGEAIAEIIAPIRERFEAEPDLLARAYPDQED is encoded by the coding sequence ATGAACACCGCGGAGCGAAAACGCCTCGTCACCCGCCACACCGAGGAGGTGATCACCGAGGAGGAACTCGAGACCCTCCTCGAGGAGCCCGACCCCAGTATCTACATCGGCTACGCCCCCACCGGCGAGATGCATATCGGCCACTTCACCACCATCCGGAAGCTCGCTGACTTCCTCGAAGCGGGCATCGACGTGACCGTCCTGATCGCGGACCTCCACGCCCATCTCGACGACGAGAAGAGCCCCTTCGAGTTGCTCGAAGCGCGCTCGGCGTACTACGAGGCCGCCATCGAGGCGATGGTCGAGGCCAGCGGGGCCGATCCCGGAGACATCGAGTTCGTCCGCGGCACCGAGTTCGAACTCGAGGAACCGTACACGCTCGAACTCTACCGCCTGCTCGCGGACACGACCCTTCGCCGAGCGCAGCGCGCTGGCAGCGAAGTCGTCCGTCAGTCAGAGAACCCGAAGCTCGGTGGCTTGGTCTACACGCTGATGCAGAGTCTCGACGTCGCAGCGCTGGACGCCGACATCGCCTACGGTGGGATCGACCAGCGGGGCATCTATATGCTCGCCCGCGAGATCCTGCCCGAACACGGGCACGAGAAGCCGCTGTGTCTGTTTGCCCCCCTCCTGTCGGGCTTATCGGGCGGGAAGATGAGCGCGAGCGAGGCCGGCTCGAAGGTCAACCTCACCGACGACCCCGAAACAGTAGGTGAGAAGATCGACGGGGCCTACTGCCCACAGGGCGAACGCGAGGAAAACGGCGTCCTCGAGTACCTCGACCACCTCGTCTTCCCGATCCTCGAGGAGGACGGCGAACCGTTCGTGATCGAACGCCCCGAGCAGTACGGCGGGGACGTCGTCTACGAGAACTACGGCGATCTGGAGGCCGATTTCCTCGAAGGCGAACTCCATCCACAGGACCTGAAGGGCGCCACCGGCGAGGCGATCGCGGAGATCATCGCGCCGATCCGCGAGCGATTCGAGGCCGAACCCGACCTGCTCGCCCGGGCGTACCCCGACCAGGAGGACTGA
- a CDS encoding MFS transporter — MALDSNDRSIAGFTMAGHSLVHWFETSIPIFLVVWLSEFDVSVALLGFIVALGYAPFGIGALPGGILADKYGPKRLVLLCLTGMSLSFLLLALANGIYLVAAGLVCWGAAASVYHPAGLSLISTGVEERGTVFAWHGIAGNVGIALGPFVAATLLIFFPWQLVAALLAIPGLLAVAYGLSAEFDPTGAIEEMDADQANNRALSVSDLLTNSRTLFASAFAVVFVIVTFEGLFYRGMLTYLPEILQGLPALEGFVVGPDLEGIEPSRYIYVGFLVVGIVGQYAGGKLTDRMAPGRGLLGMFGVLAVLALAFIPVTGSGLVPLVVLCGLLGFFLFAIQPFYQDAVAVHTPANTRGLSYGYTYLGEFGLGSASIAIGGFLLDSFSLATFFGTLAAFALIGAALSAGLLVVIDRFDSPRTADAGTDADD, encoded by the coding sequence ATGGCTCTGGATTCGAACGACCGATCGATCGCCGGCTTCACGATGGCGGGCCACTCGCTGGTCCACTGGTTCGAGACCTCGATCCCGATCTTTCTGGTGGTCTGGCTCTCGGAGTTCGACGTGTCGGTGGCACTGTTGGGGTTCATCGTCGCGCTCGGGTACGCCCCCTTCGGGATCGGGGCGCTTCCCGGCGGGATCCTCGCCGACAAATACGGCCCCAAGCGCCTGGTCTTGCTGTGTCTCACCGGCATGAGCCTTTCGTTTCTGCTTCTCGCGCTCGCAAACGGGATTTACCTCGTCGCCGCCGGCCTCGTCTGCTGGGGGGCCGCCGCGAGCGTCTATCATCCCGCGGGCCTCTCGCTGATCAGCACGGGCGTCGAGGAACGTGGAACGGTCTTCGCCTGGCACGGTATCGCCGGCAACGTCGGGATCGCACTCGGCCCGTTCGTCGCCGCCACCCTGCTGATCTTCTTCCCGTGGCAACTGGTCGCCGCCCTGCTCGCGATCCCCGGCCTGCTCGCGGTCGCCTACGGACTCTCCGCGGAGTTCGACCCGACGGGCGCAATCGAGGAGATGGACGCCGACCAGGCCAACAACAGAGCCCTCTCGGTCTCGGATCTCCTCACGAACTCCCGAACGCTCTTTGCGAGCGCCTTCGCGGTCGTCTTCGTGATCGTCACCTTCGAGGGGCTCTTCTACCGGGGGATGTTGACCTACCTGCCCGAGATCCTCCAAGGGCTGCCCGCACTCGAGGGCTTCGTCGTGGGTCCCGACCTGGAGGGGATCGAGCCCTCGCGCTACATCTACGTCGGCTTTCTCGTCGTCGGGATCGTCGGCCAGTACGCCGGCGGGAAACTGACCGACCGGATGGCCCCTGGTCGTGGTCTGCTCGGAATGTTCGGTGTCCTCGCGGTGCTCGCGCTGGCATTTATCCCCGTGACTGGATCGGGACTGGTCCCGCTGGTCGTCCTCTGTGGACTGCTCGGCTTTTTCCTGTTTGCCATCCAGCCGTTTTATCAGGACGCCGTGGCGGTCCACACGCCGGCGAACACCCGCGGGCTCTCGTATGGGTACACCTACCTCGGCGAGTTCGGCCTCGGGTCGGCCTCGATCGCCATCGGCGGGTTCCTGCTCGATTCGTTTTCACTTGCGACCTTCTTCGGGACTCTCGCGGCGTTCGCGCTGATCGGTGCGGCCCTCTCGGCGGGGCTGCTCGTCGTCATCGACCGGTTCGACTCGCCGCGGACCGCCGACGCCGGTACTGACGCCGACGACTGA
- a CDS encoding HalX domain-containing protein — protein MSTDVTKDAPVVLVVDDEPQLAELFATWLDEEWTVRTANDGEEALALLDEGVAVALLDRRMPGMSGDEVLDEIHGTGYDCRTIMVTAVDPDFDIIEMGFDDYLVKPVSKEELTDTVEHVHRRSQYDEIMREYYSLASKRAVLETEKSAEELDGNEEFRELERRLTELRDAVDETVEELRTHEDFAAAFRDLDS, from the coding sequence ATGTCGACAGACGTAACGAAGGATGCGCCGGTGGTGCTCGTCGTCGACGACGAGCCCCAGCTCGCGGAGCTGTTCGCGACGTGGCTCGACGAAGAGTGGACGGTCCGGACCGCCAACGACGGTGAGGAGGCGTTGGCGCTGCTGGACGAGGGGGTGGCAGTTGCGTTGCTCGACCGACGGATGCCCGGGATGTCCGGCGACGAGGTCCTCGACGAGATCCACGGCACCGGATACGATTGTCGGACGATCATGGTCACGGCGGTCGATCCGGACTTCGATATCATCGAGATGGGATTCGACGACTACCTCGTCAAACCAGTCTCCAAGGAGGAACTCACCGACACCGTCGAGCACGTCCATCGTCGCAGCCAGTACGACGAGATCATGCGCGAGTACTACAGCCTCGCCTCGAAACGGGCGGTCCTCGAAACCGAGAAATCCGCCGAGGAACTCGACGGCAACGAGGAGTTCCGGGAACTCGAACGCCGACTGACGGAACTCAGAGACGCCGTCGACGAGACGGTCGAAGAACTCCGGACCCACGAGGACTTCGCCGCCGCGTTTCGCGATCTCGACAGTTAG
- a CDS encoding acyl-CoA dehydrogenase family protein, with protein sequence MELLSEDVVPEYAREVKEEAREFADEHIAPNAEECFRKGEYPWEILEAGQEAGLVAQDIPEELGGRGFDVVEMLAIAEEFYKADAGIALTLQLASFGAEMIYEYGNEAQKEEYIEPVAAGEQITGLAVSEPDTGSDLAGMTTTAEKDGDEYVINGEKYWIGNGVEADWVTVFVRTSEENDRYSNHSMIIVPTDAAGYEAEHIPEKMGMRASKQAHITFEDVRVPEENLVGFENGGFLMLAEFFNHGRIVVGGHGLGMAAAAIEEAWEFVHDREAFGRGVNEFQAVQHGLADMRLEFEAARALNYRAAKKVRDGENAGLWAAMAKTKSTETATMCAEQGMQFHGGRSILTDRRIARVYRDVRIPVIYEGANEVQRNLIYRQS encoded by the coding sequence ATGGAACTGCTTTCCGAGGACGTCGTCCCCGAGTACGCCCGCGAGGTGAAGGAGGAAGCCCGCGAGTTCGCCGACGAACACATCGCGCCGAACGCAGAGGAGTGCTTCCGCAAGGGAGAGTACCCGTGGGAGATCCTCGAAGCCGGACAGGAGGCGGGACTGGTCGCCCAGGACATCCCCGAGGAACTGGGCGGACGCGGGTTCGACGTCGTCGAGATGCTCGCGATCGCCGAGGAGTTCTACAAGGCCGACGCGGGCATCGCCCTGACCCTCCAACTGGCGAGTTTCGGTGCGGAGATGATCTACGAGTACGGTAACGAGGCTCAGAAGGAAGAGTACATCGAACCCGTCGCGGCGGGCGAGCAGATCACCGGACTCGCGGTTTCCGAACCCGATACCGGCAGCGACCTGGCGGGGATGACCACGACGGCCGAGAAGGACGGCGACGAGTACGTTATCAACGGCGAGAAGTACTGGATCGGCAACGGCGTCGAGGCCGATTGGGTCACCGTCTTCGTTCGGACTAGCGAGGAGAACGACCGCTACTCGAACCATTCGATGATCATCGTACCCACGGACGCGGCGGGCTACGAGGCCGAGCATATCCCCGAGAAGATGGGAATGCGTGCCTCGAAGCAGGCCCACATCACCTTCGAGGACGTGCGGGTCCCCGAGGAGAACCTCGTGGGGTTCGAGAACGGCGGCTTTCTCATGCTCGCGGAGTTCTTCAACCACGGGCGGATCGTCGTCGGCGGGCACGGACTGGGAATGGCCGCCGCGGCCATCGAGGAGGCTTGGGAGTTCGTCCACGACCGGGAGGCGTTCGGCCGGGGCGTAAACGAGTTCCAGGCCGTCCAACACGGCCTCGCGGACATGCGCCTCGAATTCGAGGCGGCACGCGCACTCAACTACCGGGCGGCGAAGAAAGTCAGAGACGGAGAGAACGCCGGACTGTGGGCGGCGATGGCAAAGACCAAATCAACCGAAACGGCGACGATGTGTGCAGAACAGGGGATGCAGTTCCACGGTGGTCGGTCGATCCTCACCGACCGCCGGATCGCCCGTGTCTACCGTGACGTCCGGATCCCGGTCATCTACGAGGGCGCAAACGAGGTTCAGCGCAACCTGATCTACCGCCAGTCCTAA
- a CDS encoding O-methyltransferase, which yields MAHLADDVLRFVRAAGPQPDDVLEEMDAYAEDEGFPHVGPEVGGFLRLTARLAGARSVFEFGSGYGYSAYWFAKALPEDGEVVLTEVDEGELEMAREYLARGGYDDLASYEHGDAMDTIERYDGPFDVVLIDHQKHRYSDALEAVREKLAPGAVVIADNAMSADGAVVFDDLLAHLEGRSAETNEGTRGIADYLDTVRSDPAFETMVLPLGEGIAVSHFADDDRK from the coding sequence ATGGCACACCTCGCAGACGACGTGCTCCGGTTCGTTCGCGCAGCCGGACCACAGCCAGACGACGTTCTGGAGGAGATGGACGCCTACGCCGAGGACGAGGGCTTTCCCCACGTCGGCCCGGAGGTCGGGGGATTCCTCCGACTGACCGCCCGGCTCGCGGGCGCGCGGTCGGTCTTCGAGTTCGGCTCGGGCTACGGCTACTCGGCGTACTGGTTCGCAAAGGCCCTCCCGGAGGACGGCGAGGTCGTCCTCACCGAGGTCGACGAAGGGGAGTTGGAGATGGCCCGCGAGTACCTCGCTCGCGGCGGGTACGACGACCTCGCGAGCTACGAGCACGGCGACGCCATGGACACTATCGAACGCTACGATGGCCCGTTCGACGTGGTCCTGATCGACCACCAGAAACACCGCTATTCCGACGCGCTGGAGGCCGTCCGCGAGAAACTGGCCCCCGGTGCGGTCGTGATCGCGGACAACGCGATGAGCGCCGACGGGGCGGTGGTGTTCGACGACCTGCTGGCCCACCTCGAGGGCCGATCGGCCGAGACCAACGAGGGGACACGCGGGATCGCTGACTACCTCGATACCGTTCGCTCCGATCCGGCCTTCGAGACGATGGTGCTCCCGCTGGGCGAAGGGATCGCGGTCAGTCACTTCGCGGACGACGACCGGAAGTGA